TACCAGGTGGCGATGACCTAAGGTTAGGGTCACCAGACCCTTCGCCTAGTGGCGATGACCTAACCTCGGGGACACTCAGGGAGGCGTGAGGCCGCGCCGCGACCTTCTCCCTCATGCGCCTCAGAGCGCCCTTGCTGCTCACTGCTGGTCGCTCACGTGTCGGTCACGCGCCCGTACTCTTTCGGGGTCCAGATTCTCCAGCCTTCTCGCGCTGCCGGGTCGCCTCGCGCAGGGCCAGTTCGGCGTTGACGCCGACGCCGCGCGCCAGGTCCACGGCCGCCAGGAGAAGCTCGCCCACGGCGCGCTCGGCCACCACGGGTGAGGCCTCATGGAGCGCCCCCAGCGCGGCCTCGAGCCCTGGCGCTGAGCCCGCGGGCCAGCCCCGCTTGTGGCCGAGCTGCTGGGCGCGCATGAGCGCGGGCAGGCTGCTCGGCACCTCGGAGCCTAGCCGTCCCTCCTTGGCCTTGAGCGCCTGCCAGTTCTCGAGCACCTCGGCCGGCGTGTCCGCTCGAACGTCGCCGAAGACGTGCGGGTGGCGGCGCCGGAGCTTGTCCACGATGGCCGTCTCGACGGTGTCGTAGCTGAAGGTCCCCGCCTCCTCGGCGATGACCGCGTGAAAGGCCACCTGCAAGAGCACGTCGCCGAGCTCGTCGGCCACCTCCGCCGGATGACCGCCGCTCAGGGCGTCCACCGCCTCGGCGGCCTCCTCGAGCAGGTAGGGCCGGAGCGAGAGGTGGGTCTGCTCGCGGTCCCAGGGGCAGCCGTCCGGGGCGCGCAGGCGGCGCATGATCTCCAAGAGACGTTGCATGGCGCCAGTCTACCGCGCCCGGTGAAGGCCTAGACCAAACCCCAGACCTTGAGGACGCTCAGGAGGCGCGGCAAGGGCTCTTGCCACAGCCACCCCGGCTCGAGCGCCAGGCCCGGCAGAACGGTGCTGCGGAAGAGGCCGTCACCCGTGGGCACGGCGGTGTAGATGCCGTCCTCGCCGAGGCTGTAGAACTCCGCCTGCTTGCGGATGGGGTCGATCAGCCAGTACTCGCGGACGCCCCCCTGCTCGTACTCGTAGAACTTGTCGCCGCGGTCGCGTGCGCGGCTCTCGGGGCTGATGATCTCCACCGCCAGGTCGGCGGGGCCGTTCAGGTAGGTGTCCTCGAGGCGGCCCAAGTGCGCTTGGCTAAGAAAGAGGACGTCCGGTTCGCGCCCCGGCCCCTCCGGCCCGAGCTTCATCTGGAACGGCGCGGCAATCACCACGCCCAAGCCACGCGCCTCCACAAAGTGCTGGAGCAGCGCCGCCAAGAAGTTCGCCAAGAGTTGATGACGTTTGGACGCCGGACTCAACTCGATCACCTCACCGTCAACCCACTCGGCCCGGGTATCCTCGTCCGCCCAGGCCAGGAACGCTTCGTAGCTCATCTTGCGCGGTGAAGAGGGCACGACCGCCGCCACCGATTTTGGCTTGATATCCGCCATGAGAACTCCCGTCGGTCTTCATTCTAAACTCCAGGCGCGCGCGCATGTCACGGCGTCCGGGCTCGAGTGCTCAGCCTTTGGCTAGGCGAATCGCCGCCCACAGCCTGCCCGTCTTGCCCCTGTCGCGCCGGTGCGAGTAGAAGCGCGTCGCGTCGCAGTGGGTGCAGAGACCGCTGTCCCAGATGTGCGCCGCCCGTACGCCGGCCGCTATGAGCGCGGCGCGGTTGACCCCTGCCAGGTCCAGGCGGTAGTGCCCGGGTCCGTCGGGCGCGACCACCGCAGGGGGAAAGCCGCGCGCCAGAAATCCCTCGGCGACCTCGGCGGAGACCTGGTAGCAGGGACCGCGGATGCCCGGGCCGATGGCCACGCGGACATCGTCGGGCCTCGAGCCGTAGCGCCCTTTCATGTGCGCCACGACCTCGGCCGCGACGCCTTCTAAAGAGCCGCGCCAGCCGCAGTGGGCGGCACCGACGGCGCCCCCGCGCGGGTCGTAAAAGAGCAGCGGAAAGCAGTCGGCGGCGCCTACGACGAGCAGCAGCCCCGGGTCGTCGCTCACCGAGGCGTCGGCCTCCTCCTCGAACCAGCAGGGCGCGGCCTCGAGGACGCGGGCGCCGTGGACCTGGCTGAGCCCGCAGACCCTCTCGGGAACGGCGTCCAGGGCCGCCAAAAAGCGCCGCCGGTTCTCCTCGACGCGCTCAGGCTCGTCGCCGCTGCTGAGGCCCAGGTTGAGGCCGGCGAAGGCGCCCTCGCTGACGCCGCCCTGACGGGTGCTGAAACCGTGGGGCGCGCCCAGATTGGGCGCCCGAATGAGAGAGACCGTGTGAGACCGCGTCATGGTTCCAGTCTAGCCTCTAGCTAGGGCGTGTCGCAGAATTCCAGAGTGGCGCGCTGTCACCATAGACGGTTCGAATCAGTAAGCAAACATTTCCTGCAAGGTCTCGCAGACCTCCCGCTGGCTCTCCACCTCAATAGAGCCGAGCAAGTCTCCTAGACGCATCTTGTCGACAGCACGTAGATGATCGAGGAGGATCAAGCCCTGCTTGTCCTGAAAGGTACAGGGAACCCTGCTCGGGAATTCGAAACCTCGACTCGTCAAGGGGGCAACGATGACCGTTGCCAAGCGGTTGAGTTCGTCGGGCGATACCACCACGCAAGGGCGAAGCTTGTTCATCTCGCTGCCCTTGGCAGGCTCTAGGTTGACGCGGTAGACCTCAAAACGGTTGACGTGCATCCTAGAGATCTAGGAGTTCGGGAAGGTGTCGAGGTCGCCGTCTAAGTCTGCCCCCAACCACTCCTGGTCGTAGGTGACCTCACCACGCTCCACGGCGGCCTTGATGGCCTCGCCCCAGCCCTGACGTGGCTGCTTAACAGGTCTGATCAACAGACCGCCCCGCACTACCTTGAGTTCCAGTTCGCTATTCCCGAGGCCTGCCTGCTCGATCAGGGCTTTGGGGATACGAACGCCTTTAGAGTTACCGATCTGAATGAGTGCTGCCATAGCGTAATTGTAGCGTAACTAGCTAGCCTCTACGGGCGTCTCCCCCAGCAGCCGGAGCTTGACCACCCTGGACAGGCGCTTGAGCTGCCGCTCGCGCCGCAAGGCCTCGCCGCGCGCCAGGCAGGGCTCGCTGTAGACGAGCGTGGCGGGCAGACGAGCGCGGGTGTAGCGCGCCCCCAAGCCGGTATTGTGCGCCCGCAGGCGCCTCGTCAGATTGGTGGTCACGCCGGTGTAGAGGCTGCCGTCGCGGCAGCGGAGCATGTAGACGTGCCACATCGTCACGCCTTGCCGCCCGCCTGCTAGCTTCCCCCGCCCAAACGAGGACCGGCAGGACGTTCTCGGCGGGCGGCAAGGGGCGACGGTAGCGTCTCGAGTAGGCGCGGAAGGGCTTGCAGGCGCAGTTGAAATCGAAGACCCGCCCTTTCTCCTGACGCCCGGCCTCGAGGTAAGGCCCGGCAGCGTCCCTCTCGGAGCCGCTCGTCACGTCCCTGAAGACGAAGAGCCCCTCGGGCGCGGCGGCATCCGGCGAAGAGGGTGAGCGCGCAGGCTTTGCTCCCCGGAAAGTGGAGGAGGCCGCCAAAGCGCTTGGGGAAGGTCTCAGCATGGCTCATAGGGCAACGCAACGAACCTTGTGGCTATTATCGTCAAGCAGTAGGATAATACCATGCCACGGACCCAAATTTCCGTCGACGAAGCGCTCCACAAGCGTACCGAGGAGGTCCGCGAGAAGATCAGGGAACTGGTAGACGAGGTGCTGGAGGGCCAGGGACCAACGCGATTGGCTGAGCCCCAAGTAGAAGGAGAGGGCGAGCGATGAAAGCTATCACCCCAAAGGACGTGCAGACAAGGCTGGCAGAAGAGAACGCCCCCTTGATTCTCGATGTGCGCGGTACCGACGAGTACGCGGCCGGGCACGTGCCCGGCGCGGTCAACATCCCCATGGATGAAGTGGAAGCGCGTCTGGAGGAGATTCCCCGCGACCGCCCGGTGGTGCCCTACTGCAACATGCAGCACCCCGGCCTTTCGCGCGGCGAACGCGTGACCGCGCTCCTTTTGGGTAAGGGCTACGAGGCGCGCGTCCTGGACGGCAGCTTTCTAAAGTGGCAGGAGGAACTGCCGATCGCCAAGGACGAGTGCTGAGGTTTCATGGCCGGAACAAAAACAGCAACGACCGAAGCGCGCAGCCCTGAGGGGCCGCAGGGCTCGTTTGTCGAGGTCCTGGCTGCTTTCACCAAACTCGGGCTGACCTCCTTCGGTGGGCCCATCGCTCACCTGGGTTACTTCCGCGACGAACTGGTGGTGCGCCGGGGGTGGACGGACGAGGGGAGCTACGCCGACCTCGTCGCGCTCTGCCAGTTTCTGCCCGGCCCGGCCAGCTCGCAGGTAGGCATCGGCATGGGCATGGCTCGAGCCGGAGTGTGGGGAGGCTTCGCGGCCTGGCTCGGCTTCACGCTTCCCTCAGCCCTGGCCCTCATCGCCTTCGCCTTTGGGGTGAGCGCGATTGGCGACATCAGCGAGGCGGGCTGGCTGCAAGGGCTCAAGATCGTAGCGGTCGCGGTGGTGGCGCACGCGGTCTGGGGCATGGCGACGAACCTCACGCCCGACCGGCCGCGCATCACCGTTGCAGTCCTCGCGGCTATCGCCGCGCTCGCCTGGCCGACCAGCCTGGGGCAGGTGCTCATCATCTTGGCGGGCGGCTTCATCGGCTGGCGTCTCTTGCCCGGTGAGCCCCTCATCCCCCAGAAGCACGGCCACTACCGCATCAAGCGGCGCGTCGGCGCCCTGCTGCTCACACTGTTCTTCGGCCTGCTCCTGGTCCTGCCCGTCTTGAGGGAAGCCTCAGCGAGCTTTCCCCTAGCCGTCTTCGACTCCTTCTACCGGGCGGGCTCGCTCGTCTTCGGCGGCGGGCACGTGGTCCTGCCGCTCCTGCAAACCGAGGTGGTGCCGCCCGGCTGGGTGGACAACGAGACCTTCGTCGCGGGCTACGGCGCGGCGCAGGCGGTGCCGGGGCCGCTCTTCACCTTCGCCGCCTACCTGGGCGCGGTGATGCAGCCGGGCTTTGCCGGTTTGTGGACAGCCACGGTAGCGCTCGTGGCCGTGTTCGTGCCGTCCTTCTTGCTGCTCATCGGCGTCCTGCCCTTCTGGGACGGGCTCCGCGCCCTGTCGCCCGTCCAGGCGGCTTTGCGCGGCGTTAATGCCGCGGTGGTCGGCATCCTCTTGGCGGCGCTCTACAGTCCGGTGTGGACGAGCGCCATCTTCCGACCCGTCGACTTCGCTCTCGCGTTAGGTGCGTTCCTGGTGCTCTCGTTCTGGAAGTGGCCGCCGTGGCTGGTGGTCGTGCTTACGGCCGCCGCGGCAGCAATCATCGCTAGGGTGCTGTGACGGAGCAGCTTGTTTTGCTCGCGCTGCTCACATTTGTTGCCTTATTCCGGCTATGGTGACGAGCTACCGCGATACGCGCGCGCGGCGCTGAAAGACCACCACAAAGACCACCACAAAGACCACAGACCCCCATAGCGAGCACGGGTGCCTGAGAACTCGCCGCGATGGGAAGCTGCGGGCGGCTATCGGGGGCCTTGAACCGAGCGAGCAAAAGGAAGGTAGTCTCTCGCACCTCCACCCTTCTCCTCGCTCCTGCCCGCTCACACGGCTTTCGAAACGGCGATCCTTGCTGACGGCTTGAGCCGGCCGTCCTCGAGCTCGACCACCACGTCGGCGCGCCCGGCCAGGCGCGGGTCGTGGGTCACCACGATGACCGTCTTGCCCTCGCTCGCCACGTCCAGGAGCGCGGCCAAGACCACGCCGCCGCTCTTGGAATCGAGGTTGCCGGTAGGCTCGTCGGCGAAGATCACCTTGGGGTCATTCGCCAGCGCCCGGGCGATCGCCACGCGCTGGCGCTCGCCACCCGAGAGGCGAAAGGGCAGAGAGCCGGCGCGGTGGCCCACGCCGAAGCGCGCCAGCAGCGCCCGCGCCTTCTTGAGCCGCTCGGCGGGCGGCTTGCCGGCCAGGCCCACGGGAAAGGCCACGTTCTGCTCGGCGCTCAGAACCGAAATCAGGTTGAAGGACTGAAAGACGAAGCCGAACTCGAGGAGGCGGAGTTCGGCGCGCTCGTTCTCGCTGAGGGCCGTCAGCTTGCGGCCGTCCAGCCAGATCTCGCCGCTCGAGGGGGTGTCGAAGCCGGCTAAGAGGTTTAACAGCGTGGACTTGCCCGAGCCCGACGGCCCCATCACGGCGGTCACCCTGCCGGCCGCGAAGGTGAAGCTGAAGTCCGTAAGGGCGATCACGTCGCCGCCGGGGCTGGCGTAGACCTTGGAGAGCCTGTCAGCTCTGAGCATGCTCCCGCTATTCCCTGGCCATCGCCACGGTGATGGGGATGCGCGCGGCGCGGGCGGCGGGCAGCAGGCCCGAGGAGAGGCCCATGAAGATAGCCAGGGCCACCGCGAAGAGCAGGAGGCGCAGGGTCAGGGCGGCGACCTCCAAGCCGATCAGGTCCATCGACACGTTGTTGACCACGAAGATGCCGAGCCGCCCCAGGAGCACGCCGACGGCCGCGCCGATGAGGCTTAAGAGCACCGACTCGGCGAGCACCAGGCCGAAGAGAAAGCGTGGCTTGGCGCCCAGTGCGCGCACCAGGCCGAACTCCCTGGTGCGCTCGAAGACGCTCATGAGGACGGTGTTGGCGACCGCGATGGCGCCGACGATCAGGGCGATGGCGCTGATGCCCAGCCTGACCACGTCGCCGATGCGAATGGCCTGGTTGATGACGCCCAGGACGTCCTCGCGCGTCTGAAAGCCCAGGTCGGGAAAGCGTCCTGCCAGTGCCGCGCCGATCTCGGCGGCGCGCCAGCCCTCGCTCAGCTCGAGCGCCAGGAAGTTCACCCGGTCGTAGATGCCGATGGCCTCCTGCAGGCTGCTGATCGGCACCACCACCGCGTTGTCGACGACCCTGCCACCGCTTCTGGCGACGCCAACGATCTCGAACGAGCTCTGCGGGTTTAAGCGCAGGGTGCCGCCTAGACCTACGCGGGCGCGCTCGGCGGCGTTCTGGCCGATGACCGCCACGTTCCGTCCTTCGTCCTCGGCGCTCAGACTGCGGCCTTCGAGCACCTCGTAGTCGAAGTAGATCTCGCCGATGGGCTTGGCGGCGGGCAGGCCCTGGAAGAGAAAAGAGGTCGCCGGGTTGAGGCCGCCGCGGACGTAGAAGATGAGCGGGGTGATGGCGGTGATGCCGTAGGTGTCGGCCTCGGCCTCGAGCTCGCCGATGTAGTCGGTAGGCAGCTCGGGAACGCCCGAGATCGACAGCCCGTCGAAGGGCCCGTAGCTCACCTGGAGGTCGGGGCCGATCGCGCTGAGCTGCGCGGTATAGACCTGCCTGAGCCCCTCGCCCAGGGAGAGAAAGATCACCGTGGAGCCCACCGCCACGGCGATGCCCAGGGTGGTCAAAAAGGTGCGGACGAGGCGCTGACCGAGCGAGCGGAGCGCGAGAAACCATATCACGGACAAAGTCTACGCTATCGCGCGCTGGGGCTTGTCGCGCTGCACTGCATTGGTGAGGGTTGGAAGGTTGAAAGGTTCAAAAGTTTGAAGGTTCAGAACCTTCCAACCTTCTAACCTTCTAACCTTCAAACTGCCCCTCACCGAAAGAGCCGCCCCACCACCTCGCCGCCCGAGCCGAGGGTGCCGGCGGACTGGCCGTTCAGGCTCACGCGGATGCTGCTGGCCGCGCCGGCGTGGACGTAGACGGGCAGGGGGAACTCGAAGCGCTGGCCCGGCTGCGCCGTGGTGTAGAGGAGCCGCTCGCCCTCGTTGCGCGCGCCGCCGCTCCAGACCTCGAGCCAGCTCGGCGCCGACTCGACGGTGATGACGATGTTGCCCTCGCCGCCCGCTGCCGTCGCCGGCACCTCCGCTGCCCCGTCCGCAAGCGGCTGCAGCTCGACGTTGAAGGAGCGGTCGGTGGCCAGGGTCTCGCTGAACTCGGCCGTCTCGTGGCCCTCCAAGCTGAGCCGGACCACACCGCTCTCGCGGGCGCGGATGGGAAACTGCAAGGGCGTGTTGCCCAGGTAGAAGTTGTCGACGCTCACTTCCGCGCCGGGCGGCGTCGAAGAGATCGACAGGGTCACGCTGCTGGGCGCGGTGCCGCCCTCGGGGACGGCCGGGGACGGCGCTTCGCTGCTGGGCGCCAGCGGGATGATCGAGGGGCTAGCGGTGGTCCCGGGCGGCGCTTCGGGCGCGACCTCGGCGGGGCCGGGGCGGAGGTTGGTGGCGGCCCACCAGACCCCGAGGGCGGCGAGCAGGACGGTGAGCGCGAGCAGCCAGAGGAGCGGACTGCCGCGCCGCTTGCTGGGATCGCCGGTCCAGAAGTCCCTGTCGAGGCTGGACGACAGCTTGGACGGCAGCTTGGCCGGCATGGTGTTGGCCGGCGTGGTATCCCTCGAGCTCCGGCGGGTCACCGGGATGACTCCAGGCGTAACGGCGGACGTGTCGGGGGGCGCCGGTCGGGGGGCGCGCCTGGGCGCCTCGCCGGGCGTCTCGCCTTGAGCCGTGGACGGCTCCTCCGCCGCCCGCTCGGGTGCCGGTGAAGGTTGCCTCGCGGGCGCCTTGGCGATGGCCACGTTGGGGTCGGCGCCGATCACCGGCGCTCTTGGGGGAGGTGGGGGAGCCGCGCTCTGGCCCGCGCTCTGGCCCGCACTCTGGCCCGCGCTCTGAGCTGCGGAGTGACGCTCGCGCTTGAACTTTTCCAGGAGCTGGGTGTCGCTGATGCCCAGCGTCTGGGCGTAGAGCCTCACGAAGTTGCGGGCGTAGACGTCCTCGGGCAGGTCCTGGTAGCGGCCCTCGTCGAGCGCCTTGAGGTACTCCTTGCGGACGTGGGTCACCTCGGCGACGTCCGAGAGCTCGAGCCCCTTGGCGATGCGCGTCTCGCGCAAGATGTCGCCCAGGCGCCGCGCGCTGTCGGGTCTTGGAGCTTGTCTCGTCGTGTTATCCATCCCTCACCCTCTCAGGGCTCACCCGCTCAGGGCCCGCCCGCTCATGGTTCACCCGCTCATGGTTCACCCGTTCATGGCCCACTGTGGACGCCGCGCTTTGCCCTGCCGCCCCGTCCATCCGCGCCCCCAGGGCCAGGGCCAACTCGGCGGCGAGGCGGGCGTTTTCCTTTAGCAGCCGCAGGTTGACCTCCAGGCTGCGGCCTCCCGAGAGCTCGGCCAAGCGGGAGAGCAGGAAGGGCGTGAGACGCTTGCCGCGCACTCCGGCCTCACGGGCCTCTTGCCTCGCCTGGGCCAGCCAGGCGGCCAGCTCGGCCTCGGCCAGCCCCGCGGACACCGGCTTGCTGACCACCACGGACGCCGTCAGGCCGAGTTCGGCTTGCATTCTATAGTGCCTG
Above is a window of Deinococcota bacterium DNA encoding:
- a CDS encoding nucleoside triphosphate hydrolase (functions in degradation of stringent response intracellular messenger ppGpp; in Escherichia coli this gene is co-transcribed with the toxin/antitoxin genes mazEF; activity of MazG is inhibited by MazEF in vitro; ppGpp inhibits mazEF expression; MazG thus works in limiting the toxic activity of the MazF toxin induced during starvation; MazG also interacts with the GTPase protein Era) produces the protein MQRLLEIMRRLRAPDGCPWDREQTHLSLRPYLLEEAAEAVDALSGGHPAEVADELGDVLLQVAFHAVIAEEAGTFSYDTVETAIVDKLRRRHPHVFGDVRADTPAEVLENWQALKAKEGRLGSEVPSSLPALMRAQQLGHKRGWPAGSAPGLEAALGALHEASPVVAERAVGELLLAAVDLARGVGVNAELALREATRQREKAGESGPRKSTGA
- a CDS encoding Uma2 family endonuclease — encoded protein: MADIKPKSVAAVVPSSPRKMSYEAFLAWADEDTRAEWVDGEVIELSPASKRHQLLANFLAALLQHFVEARGLGVVIAAPFQMKLGPEGPGREPDVLFLSQAHLGRLEDTYLNGPADLAVEIISPESRARDRGDKFYEYEQGGVREYWLIDPIRKQAEFYSLGEDGIYTAVPTGDGLFRSTVLPGLALEPGWLWQEPLPRLLSVLKVWGLV
- the pgeF gene encoding peptidoglycan editing factor PgeF, yielding MTRSHTVSLIRAPNLGAPHGFSTRQGGVSEGAFAGLNLGLSSGDEPERVEENRRRFLAALDAVPERVCGLSQVHGARVLEAAPCWFEEEADASVSDDPGLLLVVGAADCFPLLFYDPRGGAVGAAHCGWRGSLEGVAAEVVAHMKGRYGSRPDDVRVAIGPGIRGPCYQVSAEVAEGFLARGFPPAVVAPDGPGHYRLDLAGVNRAALIAAGVRAAHIWDSGLCTHCDATRFYSHRRDRGKTGRLWAAIRLAKG
- a CDS encoding type II toxin-antitoxin system PemK/MazF family toxin, which gives rise to MHVNRFEVYRVNLEPAKGSEMNKLRPCVVVSPDELNRLATVIVAPLTSRGFEFPSRVPCTFQDKQGLILLDHLRAVDKMRLGDLLGSIEVESQREVCETLQEMFAY
- a CDS encoding AbrB/MazE/SpoVT family DNA-binding domain-containing protein — its product is MAALIQIGNSKGVRIPKALIEQAGLGNSELELKVVRGGLLIRPVKQPRQGWGEAIKAAVERGEVTYDQEWLGADLDGDLDTFPNS
- a CDS encoding GIY-YIG nuclease family protein; this encodes MWHVYMLRCRDGSLYTGVTTNLTRRLRAHNTGLGARYTRARLPATLVYSEPCLARGEALRRERQLKRLSRVVKLRLLGETPVEAS
- a CDS encoding rhodanese-like domain-containing protein — encoded protein: MKAITPKDVQTRLAEENAPLILDVRGTDEYAAGHVPGAVNIPMDEVEARLEEIPRDRPVVPYCNMQHPGLSRGERVTALLLGKGYEARVLDGSFLKWQEELPIAKDEC
- the chrA gene encoding chromate efflux transporter; translated protein: MAGTKTATTEARSPEGPQGSFVEVLAAFTKLGLTSFGGPIAHLGYFRDELVVRRGWTDEGSYADLVALCQFLPGPASSQVGIGMGMARAGVWGGFAAWLGFTLPSALALIAFAFGVSAIGDISEAGWLQGLKIVAVAVVAHAVWGMATNLTPDRPRITVAVLAAIAALAWPTSLGQVLIILAGGFIGWRLLPGEPLIPQKHGHYRIKRRVGALLLTLFFGLLLVLPVLREASASFPLAVFDSFYRAGSLVFGGGHVVLPLLQTEVVPPGWVDNETFVAGYGAAQAVPGPLFTFAAYLGAVMQPGFAGLWTATVALVAVFVPSFLLLIGVLPFWDGLRALSPVQAALRGVNAAVVGILLAALYSPVWTSAIFRPVDFALALGAFLVLSFWKWPPWLVVVLTAAAAAIIARVL
- a CDS encoding ABC transporter ATP-binding protein, which produces MLRADRLSKVYASPGGDVIALTDFSFTFAAGRVTAVMGPSGSGKSTLLNLLAGFDTPSSGEIWLDGRKLTALSENERAELRLLEFGFVFQSFNLISVLSAEQNVAFPVGLAGKPPAERLKKARALLARFGVGHRAGSLPFRLSGGERQRVAIARALANDPKVIFADEPTGNLDSKSGGVVLAALLDVASEGKTVIVVTHDPRLAGRADVVVELEDGRLKPSARIAVSKAV
- a CDS encoding ABC transporter permease yields the protein MIWFLALRSLGQRLVRTFLTTLGIAVAVGSTVIFLSLGEGLRQVYTAQLSAIGPDLQVSYGPFDGLSISGVPELPTDYIGELEAEADTYGITAITPLIFYVRGGLNPATSFLFQGLPAAKPIGEIYFDYEVLEGRSLSAEDEGRNVAVIGQNAAERARVGLGGTLRLNPQSSFEIVGVARSGGRVVDNAVVVPISSLQEAIGIYDRVNFLALELSEGWRAAEIGAALAGRFPDLGFQTREDVLGVINQAIRIGDVVRLGISAIALIVGAIAVANTVLMSVFERTREFGLVRALGAKPRFLFGLVLAESVLLSLIGAAVGVLLGRLGIFVVNNVSMDLIGLEVAALTLRLLLFAVALAIFMGLSSGLLPAARAARIPITVAMARE
- a CDS encoding DUF4115 domain-containing protein, translating into MDNTTRQAPRPDSARRLGDILRETRIAKGLELSDVAEVTHVRKEYLKALDEGRYQDLPEDVYARNFVRLYAQTLGISDTQLLEKFKRERHSAAQSAGQSAGQSAGQSAAPPPPPRAPVIGADPNVAIAKAPARQPSPAPERAAEEPSTAQGETPGEAPRRAPRPAPPDTSAVTPGVIPVTRRSSRDTTPANTMPAKLPSKLSSSLDRDFWTGDPSKRRGSPLLWLLALTVLLAALGVWWAATNLRPGPAEVAPEAPPGTTASPSIIPLAPSSEAPSPAVPEGGTAPSSVTLSISSTPPGAEVSVDNFYLGNTPLQFPIRARESGVVRLSLEGHETAEFSETLATDRSFNVELQPLADGAAEVPATAAGGEGNIVITVESAPSWLEVWSGGARNEGERLLYTTAQPGQRFEFPLPVYVHAGAASSIRVSLNGQSAGTLGSGGEVVGRLFR